AAACAATCGGCAATTATACTTTCTACGGATGCACTGCACTTAAAAGCATTACTATTCCCAATACCGTTACGGCGATAGGCGACTATGCGTTCAGCTACTGTACCGACCTCGGTAAAGGCGTTGTAGCGGACGAGAGTAAGGGAATATCTGCGGGCGAAGGCGTTATCTTTGCGGCGCTAAGCGACGGGAAACACAGTATTCAATCGTTTGGCAGGGAAGCGTTTTCCTATTGCTCTTCGTTAGGCGCTATAACCATTCCCGGCAGCGTAGTCAAGCTGGGCACGAGCAACTCCGCAGGCGCGGTATTCAGAGATACCGGTCTTGTTACGGTTACGTTTGCCGAAGCCGAAGTATCGACCGCCGTAAACTTCTACTCGGGCAGTACTTCTTCGCCTTTCTACAATTGCAAAAGCCTTGTTACCGTTAATTGGAACAATAGGGCGGTGAGCTTGCCAACCTACTTCTTTACGGGCTGTACGAGTCTTACTACCGTTACCGGTATCGATAAGGTTACTACTTTCAATACTTACTTGTTCAACAACTGTTCGTCCCTGCAATCGATAACCATACCGAACGGCGTGACGAGCTTACCGAACAACTGTTTCTACGGCTGTAAAGGGCTTCAAACCGTCGATTTAAATAAGGTGACCACTCTCGGAACGAAGGTATTCCAGAATTGCACGGGCTTGCAATCGATAACCATACCGAGCGGCTTGACGAAATTGTCGGACTACACCTTCGACGGTTGTACGGGGCTTCAAACCATCAGCATGGACGGCGTTACTTCTTTCGGAACGTACGTATTCCAAAAGTGCACGTCTTTGCAATCGATAACCATACCGAGCGGCGTAACGAGCCTGTCGAATTACTGCTTTAACGGCTGTACGGGTCTTCAAACCGTCGATTTAAATAACGTGACTACTCTCGGAACGTATGTGTTCCAGGATTGTTCGTCCTTGGGTTCGATAGACCTTAGTAAAGTAACCTCTTTGGGTACGGCTACTGCGAACGTGTATACGTTTAAGAATTGCTCGAACTTAACCTCGGTCACGTTGCCTACGAGCGCGTCGTTCACCGCAATACCCAAATATTGCTTCCAAGCAACGGGATTGACTGAAGTCACGATCCCCGCAAATGTTACTACCATCGCCAACTGCGCATTCTACAACTGCAAGGGTCTGCAAACCTTGAACTTTGCTAGCGGAACCAAAACACTGACGATAACAGACGCGACGTCGGCAAGTACCGGAGCATTCAGCGGTTGCTCGGAATTAACCACGGTTGATTTCGGTGGCAGAACGATTAACGGCTGTAAATACGCGTTTGCGAACTGCACGAATTTGACCGACGTCGATTTGACCGGCGCGACTCTGATAGCGCAATATATGTTCGACGGGTGCACGGGCTTGGAGTCCGTAACCATTCCCGCGTCGGTCGCCACGCTCAATCTCTATGCGTTTAGGAATTGCAGTAACCTCGAAACGGTCGAGTTTGAAGAATCTGCTTCGCTTCTTACAATCCCCGCCGCAAATAACGCGATATACGCGCCTTTCTACGGTACGGCGTTGGGGACGGTTGACTTCGGCAAAAGAAAGATATCGATCGGTACTCGCGCGTTTTACGGTTTAAGCAGTTTATCTACGGTCGAAAATATGGATAACGTTACTAATATCGGCGACTATGCGTTTGACGGTTGCGGAATAATCGAGCTGGTACTGCCGAGTTCGCCCGTAACTCTCGGTATTCAAATTTTCCACGCAAATGAATCGTTGACTAAGGTTACGATTAATACCGACGCGATAACCGCTATAACCAATTATATGTTCAGCGTTTGTCCTAAGCTTTCGGAGGTTGTGTTTGTCGGTGAAGGTACGGCGCTTAAATCAATCGGTATATCGGCATTTCACACCAGCTCGTCGCTCACTTCGATAGTGATACCCGAATATATTACGAGTATAGGTAATTCGGCATTTAACAACAGCGGACTTCAAACGCTTACTTTGCCGTCGACCGTAACCTCGTACGGGTCGTATGTGTTCGCCAATTGCGCTAACCTTCAAACCGTAGAGTTCGAAATCGGCGACGATATGATCACGGAGCTTCCGACCGGTTTATTCTCGGGTTGCGCCAAGCTCGAAGCGATAACGCTTCCCGAAGAAATCGTGTATATAGGCGATTACGCGCTTAGGGGCACGGGACTCAAAGAAATGATCCTGCATAACGGTTTAACGGGCATAGGCAACGGCGCGTTTGCCGATTGCGAGGCTCTTACAAAGGTCTTTATCCCCGCTACCGTTACCGGTATTGACGGCAATCCTTTCCCCAACTGCAAGCTGTTAACCGACTTGACAATCGACGACCTGAACGAATACTATACTCTTTCGGGCGCGTTGGTTTACAATAAAGTGCCGGACGGCAACGGCGGATACGAAGAGGGTAACATACTGGTATCGGTATTGCTGTCCGCTTCCGGCACGATAACGATAACCGGCGATATGACCGTTTCGACGGGTGCATTCGCAGGCTCGGCGATGAAAAGGGTCGTTGTCGAGGAAGGTGTTGCAAGCATAGACGACGGTATGTTCAATGGCTGTGCCGAATTGGAAGAGATAGTTCTTCCGAGTACGCTTGCCAGCATCGGAGTCGGTGCGTTCGAGGGCTGCGTTTCGCTTGCTTCGATTACGCTTCCCAATTCGCTGATCAGTATCAGCGACAGCGCGTTCGAAGGCTGTGTTTCGCTCGAAGAAGTTATTCTTCCGAATGCGCTTGTGAGTATCGGCGACAATGTGTTCGCGGGCTGCACTGCGCTCGGCACGATCGAGCTTCCCAATACGGTTGTAAGTGTCGGCGACAATGCGTTCGAGGGCTGTGTTTCGCTTGAAGCTATCACGCTTTCGACTAACCTTACGATTTTGGGCGCGGAAGCGTTCAAGGGATGCGTTTCGCTCGGTACGATCGAGCTTCCCGCAAAGCTTGCCGCACTAAAAAATAACACGTTCGAGGATTGCTCCGACCTCGAAACCGTTGAGTTTGCGGAAGGCAGCGCGCTCAATGCGATCGGTTCGTACGTGTTCAAGAATAGCGGTATTACGGAGATAACCGTTCCCGCGGGCGTTACGGTATTTAATAACAATCAGTTCAGCGGTACCGCACACCTTGCCAAGGTAAAGTTTGGGGCGGGTGAAAAGGCGCTCACGATCGGCGGTGCGAACTCTGCGTTCTTCGATTGCGCCGCGTTGCAGGAAGTCGATTTCGGCGGACGGAAAACATACTTGCTTGAAAAAGCGTTCTTTAACTGCGCCAACCTCACGACGGTGAGCTGGGACGATTTGATAACGGTTATAGAAAGATATGCGTTCCAAGGTTGCGCGAGTCTTGCCGACGTAACAATTGCCGCAGGCGTTTACAAGGTCAATACCGGCGCGTTCTCAGATAGCGGTGTAGTTAATTTGTCGTTCGGGCTCGGTAATAAAACGCTAATGGGTAGTTCGTTCAAGAATACCAAGATAGTAGAGCTTACGCTTCCCGCCAACGTCAGACTGTCCGACGGTAGCGACAAACAGGATAAGGTGTTCTCCGAGAATGCCGAGCTTACTACGGTGAATATACAGAACGGGTTCAGCTATATCGGAACCAAAACATTTATCGACTGCGATAAGCTAAGCACAGTTAATATCGGCAACGCCCTTCGCGTTATCGAATCGAGCGTTTTCGAGAATTGCACGGCTTTGACGCAGATTTATATTCCCGCCACCGTCACTCAGATCGGCGGATCTTCGTTCAAGGGTTCGGGGCTTGTTACCGTAACCTTCGGTGAGTCGAAGAAATTGTCCGTGCTCTCGTCTGCGTTTGAAAATTGCACTGCGCTTAGAAACATAACGCTCCCGAATGTCGTTACGTCGGTTAGTAACCGCGCGTTCGCGGGCTGCACGAGTCTCGAAAGCTTTATAATACCCGCAGACGCTACTTCTGTCGACACGAACGCATTTACGGGTTGTACTGCTCTTAATAACGTTACGTTCGCGGGCAACAAGTGTGTGTCTATATATGCAAACGCATTTAACGGTTGCGACAGCTTGACGAGCATTACCTTACCCGCCGGTATCAGGACGATTAACGTGGCCGCGTTTACCGGCTGCGCTAACCTTACCGATATCTACGTTCCGCACATTGCAAGCGCGGAGCTTGCGCCGAAAAGCTGGGCGGAAGGCTGGAACAGCGGCGCTACCATCCATTGGGGCGCGTCCGCTCCCGTAGCGGTCGGTTACGACGAAACCGGACTTGCGGCGTAAAAAAATACTTGGTTCTACACAAGAGCCCGCGAAAAGTCGCGGGCTTTTGCGTTAGTCAAAAGATTGACAGGAGACGGCTTTAAGTGTACAATATCGGTATGAAAATTCTTGACGATATTGATTATAGGGTAGAGCGCGAGGTGCTCCTCGACGCGGTTAATTTTCAGGGTGGCAAGCTGATTGTTCATGACGAGAACGCGGCAATAGTAGACATGGGCGATTGGTATAAGTGCGCGTTTCGCACCGCTTCGGCGTTCGCCGCGCATAAGGCGAGTTTGCGTAAGGGTAACGAGGCGTGCGTTATGGGCGCAAACTCTCTCGACCCTGCCGAGTTCGGTATAGGCTCACTCGAAACCCCGCCGTGCAAAAGCTTTGCTTATCTGGGCGCTATGCCGCCCGAGCTCGACTTGCCCAGGGGCGTCGTTATAAAGCGGCTCGCGCCGTCGCTTGCCGAAACGGTGGCTAAGGCGTACAACCATAACCCTGTGGGATACTCGCCAGAGCGCATGGCGGAAATTATGCGTACCATGGGTGTTTTCGGCGCGATAGCGGACGGCAAGCTCGCGGGCTTTATCGGTAGGCATAAGGAAGGCTCTATGGGTATGCTCGAAGTATTCGAAGCTTTCCGAAGAAAGGGGATTGCAAGCGCGCTTGAAAAATTTATGATAGGCTACGTTATGACCTTCGGTCGAACGCCGTTTTGCGACGTCTTCGCCGACAATGCGGCGAGCCTCGCTTTACAAGATAAGCTCGGCATGACGGCGAGCAACTTTTATACTTTTTGGTTGGAGATCGAGTAAAATTGTATTGTTAAGCGAATGAAAAATTTTTTGTGTCATACCTCATTGTGCTTGACATAAGAATATATATATGGTAGAATAGATATAACTATACAAGTAGTTTTGCAACGGTGCGAATAGTGTATAGCATATTTATGGATCTGACAAAGCCGTCGACGCATTTTATTTGCGTGGGCGGTTTTTGTTTGACATAAGCTGTCGAAGTATGTTAGAATAAACGATACGACGGCTGCAATCTCAAAGGAGGCTATTATGCAAAACGAAATCTTCAACAAGTTCAGAAAGAGATTGGTTCTCGAAGGAATTCTTAAAGCGTTCCTTTTGGGCCTTGCCGTATGCGGCGGAGTCGAATTCATTGTCGCGTTTATTACGTGGTTCGTGCCGTCGTTTAAGGGTGGCTTATGGCTGTCGATCGGTCTCGGTCTCGGCGTAGGCGCTATTGTCGGCGTGCTTGTATATTTCTTAAAGTACCGTCCTACTACCGAGGACGTGGCGCGCAGGCTCGACCGCATGGGTATGCAGGAGCGTATGATAACCATGCTCGAACTTAACGGCGACGAAAGTTATATGGCTACGGCACAGCGCGAAAACGCGGTCGGTGTTGCGTCGACCGTTTCGAGCAAAGGACTTAAAATAGGCGCTTCGGTCGTGAGTATCGTGCTTGCTTGCGTGTTTGGTATTGCGGTAGGTCCCGCAATGACAACGGTTACTGCGCTCAGCGCGCAAGGCATAATCGACAAAGGCGGCGATTTTATAGACAGCATAACCGAGACGGATGTTTTCTACGAGGTTGAGTATGCGATCGGTAACGGTTCCGGCGACGGCGAGATATTGGGCGATATCGTTCAGGTAGTTAAGGCGGGCGAGTCGACCTTACAGGTTACCGCCGATCCCGACGACGAGTCTGTGTTCTACGAATGGCAAGACGAATTCGGTAATTCGCTCGGCAAGAATCCCGTGCGTATCGACACAAATATAAATAACAACCTGGTGATTTACGCAATATTCGCCCAAAGCGATGAGAGCGACGACGGCGATGAAGAGGGCGACGACGAAGGCGATAAAAACGCGCCGTCCAATCCCGGCGATCCCAACCAGAACGGCGGCGGAGGCGCAGGTGGGCTTGAAGACAACGGCTCTAATAGCGTAATAGACGGCGAAACCCCGTACAGCGCCGTATTCGACGAGTATTACCGTTTGGCAATGCAGTACCTTGCCGACAACGGGACTATTCCCGAATATCTTCGTAAAATAATCGAAACGTATTTCGGAGTACTTGCGTAGTATTCACAAAGTATATTTCGGTATTTTGTTTCAAAAAACTAATAAAAGAGGTTGGAT
The DNA window shown above is from Clostridiales bacterium and carries:
- a CDS encoding GNAT family N-acetyltransferase, yielding MKILDDIDYRVEREVLLDAVNFQGGKLIVHDENAAIVDMGDWYKCAFRTASAFAAHKASLRKGNEACVMGANSLDPAEFGIGSLETPPCKSFAYLGAMPPELDLPRGVVIKRLAPSLAETVAKAYNHNPVGYSPERMAEIMRTMGVFGAIADGKLAGFIGRHKEGSMGMLEVFEAFRRKGIASALEKFMIGYVMTFGRTPFCDVFADNAASLALQDKLGMTASNFYTFWLEIE
- a CDS encoding DUF4175 domain-containing protein, which translates into the protein MQNEIFNKFRKRLVLEGILKAFLLGLAVCGGVEFIVAFITWFVPSFKGGLWLSIGLGLGVGAIVGVLVYFLKYRPTTEDVARRLDRMGMQERMITMLELNGDESYMATAQRENAVGVASTVSSKGLKIGASVVSIVLACVFGIAVGPAMTTVTALSAQGIIDKGGDFIDSITETDVFYEVEYAIGNGSGDGEILGDIVQVVKAGESTLQVTADPDDESVFYEWQDEFGNSLGKNPVRIDTNINNNLVIYAIFAQSDESDDGDEEGDDEGDKNAPSNPGDPNQNGGGGAGGLEDNGSNSVIDGETPYSAVFDEYYRLAMQYLADNGTIPEYLRKIIETYFGVLA